In Methylotenera sp. L2L1, the following proteins share a genomic window:
- a CDS encoding pyridoxal phosphate-dependent aminotransferase — protein sequence MSHSVLSQRVLSIKESPTLAITAKAGKYKAEGRDIIGLAAGEPDFDTPQHIKDAAKAAIDAGFTKYTPVAGIPGLKKAIVAKFKNENGFDYALNEVIVGVGGKQTIFNLCLAVLNKGDEVIIPAPYWVSYADIALVAEATPVILECGIEQGFKLTAAQLEAAITPKTKLFMINSPSNPTGAVYTLAELQALGGVLLKHPHVLVATDDMYEHVNLTGDKFYNILNATPALKDRCIVLNGVSKAYSMTGWRIGYAAGPAYIIKAMEILQSQSTSNPTSISQVAAQAALEGSQECIVPMVTAFKERHTYVVNRFNSMPGLSCLMAGGAFYAFPDARGAIDNLFQAGKIKAATDMALAEYLLEEFDVAVVPGSAFGAEGYFRISFATSMDNLRNALDRIEKALK from the coding sequence TTGTCACACTCCGTATTATCTCAACGCGTTTTATCAATCAAAGAGTCTCCTACACTAGCCATTACAGCAAAGGCTGGCAAGTATAAAGCTGAAGGTCGTGACATTATCGGTCTAGCAGCTGGCGAACCAGATTTTGATACGCCCCAACATATTAAAGATGCAGCCAAAGCTGCTATTGATGCTGGCTTTACAAAATACACCCCCGTTGCTGGTATTCCAGGGCTTAAAAAGGCGATTGTTGCAAAATTCAAGAACGAGAACGGCTTTGACTACGCACTGAATGAAGTGATTGTAGGCGTTGGTGGTAAACAAACTATTTTTAACCTTTGCTTAGCCGTACTGAACAAAGGTGATGAGGTGATTATTCCTGCACCATACTGGGTGTCTTATGCAGATATCGCATTGGTGGCAGAAGCTACACCGGTAATTCTTGAGTGCGGCATTGAACAAGGCTTCAAACTGACAGCTGCCCAATTAGAAGCGGCAATCACACCAAAAACCAAGTTATTCATGATCAACTCACCGTCTAATCCAACGGGCGCTGTCTACACACTGGCTGAGTTGCAAGCATTAGGTGGAGTTTTGCTGAAGCACCCACATGTTTTAGTAGCAACAGATGACATGTATGAACACGTGAACCTCACCGGCGACAAGTTCTATAACATCCTAAACGCTACACCAGCGTTAAAAGACCGTTGCATCGTGCTTAATGGCGTATCCAAAGCGTACTCTATGACCGGCTGGCGTATTGGCTATGCAGCAGGCCCCGCTTACATCATTAAAGCGATGGAGATCTTACAGTCTCAATCAACCAGCAACCCGACTTCTATCTCTCAAGTGGCAGCACAAGCAGCACTAGAAGGCTCTCAAGAATGTATCGTACCGATGGTCACTGCATTTAAAGAGCGCCACACTTATGTTGTTAACCGCTTCAACAGCATGCCAGGGCTAAGCTGCCTAATGGCTGGCGGGGCGTTTTATGCATTCCCAGATGCACGTGGCGCAATTGATAACTTATTTCAGGCTGGAAAAATTAAGGCAGCAACGGATATGGCGCTAGCTGAATATTTGCTTGAAGAATTTGACGTTGCAGTGGTACCTGGCTCCGCATTTGGTGCAGAGGGTTACTTCAGAATTTCATTTGCAACATCAATGGATAACTTACGTAACGCACTAGATCGCATTGAAAAAGCACTAAAATAA
- a CDS encoding trypsin-like peptidase domain-containing protein, producing the protein MRRFVLLVVLMSLTHTASALDQAKVLKSLQSVVMIRGYNSSGGLAYGSGVVVAENKVITNCHIFRSTKAPWVTRGEDTYEIDSVQADRWHDLCLVTAKLPFTPAPIGSSANIKRGQEVLSIGHSNGVLAPITSSGVIKTTYDFDGGKVIRSSAKFLMGASGSGIFDTEGTLLGINTFKTPGRPAYFYSLPIEWLANLQKLPVETTFPITGKAFWEEDDNNKPFFMQMAIPEINQDWPKLMQVATKWTETYPKDTEAWYELGVAQEKLNKLDDAKKSYLQSVAIDPTNTNALFRLGAIAQSTGDQVSMSKINSTIAKIDENLAKEFSEMLGCNIHC; encoded by the coding sequence ATGCGTAGATTTGTTCTGCTTGTAGTATTAATGAGCCTTACACACACTGCCTCAGCATTAGATCAGGCTAAAGTTCTTAAATCTTTACAATCAGTAGTGATGATCCGTGGGTACAACAGTAGTGGCGGTTTAGCATATGGCTCTGGTGTTGTTGTCGCGGAAAATAAAGTCATTACCAATTGCCATATTTTCCGCAGCACTAAAGCCCCATGGGTAACACGTGGAGAAGATACGTATGAAATTGATTCGGTTCAAGCGGATCGCTGGCATGACCTATGTTTAGTCACAGCAAAACTACCATTCACCCCAGCACCTATTGGTAGTAGCGCTAATATAAAAAGAGGCCAAGAGGTACTATCTATAGGCCACTCTAATGGTGTACTTGCGCCAATCACCTCCTCAGGAGTCATTAAAACCACTTATGACTTTGATGGTGGAAAAGTTATCCGCAGTAGTGCCAAATTCTTAATGGGTGCGAGTGGAAGTGGAATATTTGACACTGAAGGCACCCTTTTAGGCATTAATACATTTAAAACACCTGGTCGCCCAGCCTACTTTTACTCACTCCCTATCGAGTGGCTAGCAAACTTACAAAAGCTACCAGTTGAAACCACATTCCCAATTACTGGCAAAGCATTTTGGGAGGAGGACGATAACAACAAGCCATTTTTTATGCAGATGGCTATCCCTGAAATTAACCAAGACTGGCCTAAATTAATGCAGGTCGCGACCAAGTGGACTGAAACCTACCCTAAGGATACTGAAGCATGGTACGAACTTGGCGTCGCTCAAGAAAAATTAAATAAATTAGATGATGCAAAAAAATCCTACTTACAATCAGTGGCGATTGACCCTACGAACACCAACGCCCTGTTTAGACTAGGTGCAATTGCGCAATCGACCGGAGATCAAGTCAGCATGAGTAAAATCAATTCAACGATTGCTAAAATTGATGAAAATCTAGCCAAAGAATTTAGCGAAATGTTAGGTTGCAACATCCACTGCTAG
- the uvrB gene encoding excinuclease ABC subunit UvrB, whose protein sequence is MFVTFPNSKYQLHQPFPPAGDQPQAIDKLTQGINDGLKFQTLLGVTGSGKTFTMANVIARTGRPAIVMAPNKTLAAQLYSEFREFFPNNSVEYFVSYYDYYQPEAYVPSRDLFIEKDSSINEHIEQMRLSATKALLEREDSIIVATVSAIYGIGDPTDYHGMVLHVQVGEKIAQRDMIQRLVGMQYDRNEFDFSRGTFRVRGDVIDVFPAENNETAVRISMFDDEIESITLFDPLTGQVFNKIPRYTVYPSSHYVTPRETTIRAMEKIKHELKDRVSAYLKDNKLVEAARIEQRTRFDLEMLNEIGFCKGIENYSRHLSGRNPGDPPPTLIDYLPDNALMIIDESHVTVPQIGAMYKGDRSRKENLVDYGWRLPSALDNRPLKFEEFEHIMRQSVFVSATPADYEKNHQQQVVEMIARPTGLIDPEIIVKPADTQVDDLLGEIKKRVDVGERVLATTLTKRMSEDLTDYLSEHGVKTRYLHSDIDTVERVEIIRDLRLGEFDVLVGINLLREGLDIPEVSLVAVLDADKEGFLRSERSLIQTAGRAARNLNGQVIFYANKITRSMKLAMDETERRRGVQKAFNEKHGIVPKGVSKRIKDIIDGVYDKDEALRERKALQDQANYESLSEKQITKEMKRLEKAMHDAAKNLEFEKAADFRDQLKKLRIKFYGAEMPDLV, encoded by the coding sequence GTGTTCGTTACATTTCCTAATAGTAAATATCAGCTCCATCAGCCTTTTCCTCCCGCAGGCGATCAACCGCAGGCGATTGATAAATTAACGCAAGGCATTAACGATGGGCTTAAGTTTCAAACCTTGCTCGGTGTGACCGGTTCCGGTAAGACCTTTACGATGGCTAATGTAATTGCGCGTACAGGTCGCCCTGCAATCGTCATGGCGCCGAATAAAACATTGGCCGCACAGTTATATAGTGAGTTCCGAGAGTTTTTCCCAAATAACTCTGTTGAGTATTTCGTGAGCTATTACGATTACTACCAGCCTGAGGCGTATGTGCCGTCGCGTGATTTGTTTATTGAAAAAGATTCCAGCATCAATGAGCATATTGAACAGATGCGGCTTTCTGCAACCAAGGCACTGCTGGAGCGCGAAGATAGTATTATCGTGGCGACTGTTTCGGCGATTTATGGTATTGGCGACCCAACCGATTATCACGGCATGGTGCTGCATGTGCAGGTGGGTGAAAAAATAGCGCAGCGCGATATGATTCAGCGCTTGGTAGGCATGCAATACGATAGAAACGAGTTTGATTTTTCGCGCGGTACTTTCAGGGTGCGCGGCGATGTAATCGACGTATTCCCCGCTGAAAACAACGAAACTGCGGTACGCATTTCAATGTTTGATGATGAGATTGAATCAATCACTTTGTTTGACCCGCTGACTGGGCAAGTCTTTAATAAAATCCCGCGCTATACGGTTTATCCGTCTAGCCACTACGTGACACCACGCGAGACAACAATACGTGCGATGGAAAAAATCAAGCATGAGCTCAAAGACCGCGTAAGTGCTTATCTGAAAGATAATAAGCTGGTAGAAGCAGCCAGAATTGAACAGCGTACACGCTTTGACCTTGAAATGCTGAATGAAATTGGCTTCTGCAAGGGGATTGAAAACTACTCACGCCATTTATCTGGGCGTAACCCGGGTGATCCGCCACCAACCCTGATTGATTATTTGCCCGATAACGCTTTAATGATTATCGATGAGAGCCACGTGACGGTGCCGCAAATTGGCGCTATGTATAAAGGTGACCGTTCGCGTAAAGAGAATTTAGTGGATTACGGCTGGCGTTTACCATCTGCGCTGGATAATCGGCCGTTAAAGTTTGAAGAGTTTGAGCACATCATGCGTCAAAGTGTGTTTGTTTCTGCTACCCCTGCGGACTATGAAAAAAATCATCAGCAGCAAGTGGTGGAGATGATTGCGCGCCCAACCGGCTTGATAGACCCTGAAATCATCGTCAAACCAGCAGATACACAAGTGGATGACCTGCTTGGCGAAATCAAAAAGCGTGTTGATGTTGGCGAGCGCGTGTTAGCGACCACGCTCACCAAGCGCATGTCTGAGGACTTAACGGATTACTTAAGCGAGCATGGCGTTAAAACGCGCTATTTACATAGCGATATTGATACCGTAGAGCGTGTGGAAATTATTAGGGATTTACGCTTGGGCGAGTTTGATGTGCTGGTTGGAATTAACTTACTGCGAGAGGGTCTGGATATCCCTGAGGTGTCTTTAGTTGCGGTGTTGGATGCAGATAAAGAAGGCTTCCTTCGCTCTGAGCGCAGCTTGATTCAAACGGCAGGGCGCGCAGCACGTAATTTAAATGGTCAGGTAATCTTTTACGCCAATAAAATCACGCGCAGTATGAAGTTGGCGATGGATGAAACCGAACGCAGGCGTGGAGTGCAAAAAGCCTTTAACGAGAAACACGGCATTGTGCCTAAGGGTGTATCTAAGCGCATTAAAGATATTATTGATGGCGTTTATGATAAAGATGAAGCCTTGCGCGAACGTAAGGCGTTGCAAGATCAGGCGAATTACGAATCTTTAAGTGAAAAACAAATCACTAAAGAAATGAAGCGTTTGGAAAAAGCCATGCACGATGCCGCTAAAAACCTGGAGTTTGAAAAAGCTGCAGACTTTAGGGATCAGCTTAAAAAGCTCAGAATTAAATTTTATGGTGCGGAAATGCCAGACCTTGTTTAG
- the rpsF gene encoding 30S ribosomal protein S6, translated as MRHYEVVFIVHPDQSEQVPAMIERYRALITTNGGAIHRLEDWGRRQLAYPIQKIHKAHYVLMNIECNQTVLEELEHGFKFNDAVLRHLTMATKTAVVAPSPMMKEEKSKSVLSKDAAPAAPTEAAAA; from the coding sequence ATGAGACATTATGAAGTAGTATTTATCGTCCATCCGGACCAAAGCGAGCAAGTGCCAGCGATGATTGAGCGTTACCGCGCACTCATCACTACTAACGGTGGTGCAATTCACCGTTTAGAAGACTGGGGCCGTCGTCAATTGGCTTATCCAATCCAAAAAATTCACAAAGCACACTACGTGTTAATGAACATTGAATGTAACCAAACAGTGTTAGAAGAATTAGAGCATGGCTTTAAATTCAACGATGCAGTATTGCGTCATCTAACAATGGCTACTAAAACTGCTGTAGTTGCACCATCACCAATGATGAAAGAAGAGAAATCTAAATCAGTGTTGAGTAAAGATGCAGCACCGGCTGCGCCAACTGAGGCAGCTGCTGCTTAA
- the priB gene encoding primosomal replication protein N, whose translation MNKLVIQAEVVQIEPLRYTPAGIPLLSVVLRHVSEQVEAGMKRKAECEINAVVLGDLALKGLKQGVQIMAQGFLAKRSLKSTQLVMHINDIKTM comes from the coding sequence TTGAATAAATTGGTGATACAGGCTGAGGTGGTGCAAATTGAACCGCTTCGCTACACACCAGCAGGCATACCGTTGTTAAGTGTTGTATTGCGGCATGTTTCAGAGCAAGTTGAAGCTGGCATGAAACGTAAAGCAGAGTGTGAAATTAATGCAGTAGTCTTAGGTGACCTAGCATTAAAAGGCTTAAAGCAAGGCGTTCAAATAATGGCGCAAGGTTTTTTAGCTAAACGCAGTCTTAAAAGCACACAATTGGTTATGCATATTAATGACATAAAGACGATGTAA
- the rpsR gene encoding 30S ribosomal protein S18 translates to MARDMYKRRRYCRFSAEGIKEVDYKDVDLLKDFISENAKIIPARMTGTKARYQRQLTSAVKRARFLALLPYTDKHPG, encoded by the coding sequence ATGGCAAGAGATATGTACAAACGCCGCCGTTACTGCCGTTTTTCAGCAGAAGGCATCAAAGAAGTAGATTACAAAGATGTTGATCTTTTAAAAGATTTCATCTCTGAAAATGCAAAAATCATCCCAGCACGTATGACGGGTACTAAAGCTCGCTATCAACGTCAATTAACATCAGCGGTTAAACGCGCTCGTTTCTTGGCATTGTTACCATACACTGACAAACACCCAGGCTAA
- the rplI gene encoding 50S ribosomal protein L9, producing the protein MQVILLEKVANLGVLGDVVKVKDGFGRNFLIPQGKAKRATEANKAEFAARRAELEKQQAAILAASQARGEKLAGFVVTVTQKAGVDGRLFGSVTNGDIAEALVAQGHEVAKSLVRLPNGPLKTIGDHAVTVALHHDVVVDITVTVVAEA; encoded by the coding sequence ATGCAAGTAATTTTATTAGAAAAAGTAGCTAATCTTGGTGTGTTAGGTGATGTTGTTAAAGTTAAAGACGGTTTCGGTCGTAACTTTTTGATCCCACAAGGTAAAGCTAAACGTGCAACAGAAGCTAACAAAGCTGAATTTGCGGCGCGCCGTGCTGAATTAGAAAAACAACAAGCTGCAATTTTGGCTGCGTCACAAGCGCGTGGTGAGAAATTAGCTGGTTTTGTTGTGACAGTTACTCAAAAAGCTGGTGTTGATGGTCGTTTGTTCGGTTCTGTAACAAACGGTGATATCGCTGAAGCTTTAGTTGCTCAAGGTCATGAAGTTGCTAAATCATTGGTTCGTTTACCAAACGGCCCATTGAAAACAATTGGTGATCACGCAGTAACAGTAGCGTTACATCACGACGTTGTAGTAGACATCACTGTTACAGTGGTTGCTGAAGCGTAA
- the dnaB gene encoding replicative DNA helicase, which translates to MADDQLDALKIPPHSVEAEQSVIGGLLLENEALDKIADILSGKDFYRYDHKLIFEHISKLIEHNKPADIVTVAESLENSAELSGVGGIAYLGLLAQNTPTAANIRRYAEIVHERYVMRQLVAVGSGIAESAYAPNGRDAQQLLDEAEAKIFQIAEGGKRSTEGFIDIKVLLPQVADRIDQLFSRDNQSDVTGIPTGFADLDSMTSGLQGGDLVIVAGRPSMGKTAFSLNIAENVALDTGLPVAVFSMEMAGTQLAMRMIGSVGRLDQHRMRTGRLEDEDWEKLTTALGKLNEAPLFIDEGAGLSSFDVRARARRLHRQTGKLGLIVIDYLQLMTAPSGKQGENRATEISEISRSLKALAKELDVPVIALSQLNRSLEQRPDKRPVMSDLRESGAIEQDADVILFIYRDEVYNPDSPDKGTAEIIIGKQRNGPIGRVRLTFLGQHTRFENFAGSGHMADEY; encoded by the coding sequence ATGGCCGATGATCAATTAGATGCACTTAAAATACCTCCACATTCTGTAGAAGCAGAGCAATCTGTTATTGGCGGCTTGCTGCTTGAGAATGAGGCGCTTGATAAAATCGCTGATATTCTTAGTGGTAAAGACTTTTACCGCTACGACCACAAGCTTATTTTTGAACATATCTCCAAGCTGATCGAGCACAACAAGCCCGCTGATATTGTCACAGTGGCTGAGTCGCTGGAAAACTCCGCTGAACTTTCTGGAGTTGGTGGTATTGCCTACCTAGGTTTGTTGGCACAAAATACTCCAACTGCAGCCAATATTCGTCGATATGCAGAGATTGTGCATGAGCGTTATGTGATGCGTCAATTGGTGGCTGTGGGTTCAGGGATTGCAGAAAGTGCTTACGCGCCGAATGGTCGCGATGCGCAGCAATTGCTGGATGAAGCCGAAGCCAAGATATTCCAAATTGCTGAAGGCGGCAAGCGTAGCACTGAGGGTTTTATTGACATTAAAGTGTTGTTGCCGCAGGTGGCCGATCGTATCGATCAATTATTCTCACGTGATAATCAATCAGACGTCACTGGTATTCCAACTGGTTTTGCTGACTTAGACTCAATGACCTCTGGCCTTCAAGGCGGTGACTTGGTCATTGTCGCAGGTCGTCCTTCTATGGGTAAGACTGCTTTCTCACTGAATATTGCAGAAAACGTAGCGCTTGATACTGGCTTGCCTGTGGCTGTATTCTCAATGGAGATGGCAGGTACACAGCTTGCAATGCGTATGATTGGCTCTGTAGGTCGATTAGATCAGCATCGTATGCGTACAGGTCGATTAGAAGATGAAGACTGGGAAAAGCTGACAACCGCGCTAGGCAAGTTAAATGAGGCGCCTCTGTTTATTGATGAAGGTGCTGGTTTAAGCAGTTTCGATGTGCGAGCAAGAGCGAGAAGGCTACATCGTCAGACCGGTAAATTAGGTTTAATCGTTATCGATTACTTACAGTTAATGACAGCGCCATCAGGTAAGCAGGGCGAAAACCGTGCAACAGAAATTTCGGAAATTTCACGGTCATTAAAAGCGTTGGCTAAAGAGCTTGATGTACCGGTGATTGCGCTTTCTCAGTTAAACCGTAGCCTAGAGCAGCGTCCGGATAAGCGTCCGGTGATGAGTGACCTACGTGAGTCTGGTGCGATTGAACAGGATGCGGACGTCATTTTGTTTATTTACCGTGACGAAGTTTATAACCCAGACTCTCCAGACAAAGGCACTGCAGAGATCATTATCGGTAAGCAACGGAATGGCCCAATCGGTAGAGTTCGATTGACGTTCCTTGGCCAACATACGCGCTTTGAGAATTTTGCTGGTAGTGGGCACATGGCCGATGAGTACTAG
- the alr gene encoding alanine racemase encodes MRPILATVSLHALRHNLAAVRKFAPRSKVMAVVKANGYGHGLINVAHGLGAADGFAVLGINEAIDLRDAGFQQTILLLEGVFCEQELNVASGFGLNIVIHSIQQLAMLESATLAKPMHVHLKMNTGMNRLGFKPDIFIAAYERLKACKNVADITLMTHFATADDDVGIEKPLSLFKRITQGLDSPVSLANSATILRHSDAHADWVRPGIMLYGASPVGDTAAAAYDLVPAMQLTSEIIGVQEVQAGETVGYGNRFTAIKATRIGIVACGYADGYPRHAGLVNGYQQGGAPIAVAGKLTSTLGRVSMDMLFCDLTNIPEANIGSPVELWGKQVPVDAVAAASDTVGYELLCAVAPRVPMKVVD; translated from the coding sequence ATGCGTCCAATCCTAGCCACTGTCTCTCTTCATGCATTACGGCATAATTTAGCTGCTGTAAGAAAGTTTGCACCTCGTTCAAAAGTGATGGCAGTAGTTAAAGCTAATGGCTACGGACATGGTTTAATCAATGTCGCACATGGATTAGGCGCTGCTGATGGCTTTGCCGTACTTGGTATTAATGAAGCCATTGATTTGCGTGATGCTGGGTTTCAGCAAACAATCTTATTGCTAGAAGGCGTGTTTTGCGAGCAAGAGCTTAATGTTGCGTCTGGCTTTGGTCTTAATATTGTCATTCATTCTATACAGCAGCTTGCTATGTTGGAATCTGCTACCTTAGCCAAACCAATGCACGTTCACCTTAAAATGAATACAGGCATGAATCGATTAGGGTTCAAGCCCGACATTTTCATTGCAGCTTATGAGCGGTTGAAAGCTTGCAAAAACGTTGCTGACATTACGCTAATGACACATTTTGCAACTGCAGATGATGACGTTGGTATTGAGAAGCCCTTGAGTTTGTTTAAAAGAATTACGCAGGGATTAGACTCTCCCGTGTCTTTGGCTAACTCTGCCACTATTTTACGACATTCAGATGCGCATGCAGACTGGGTGCGTCCTGGCATTATGCTTTATGGCGCTAGCCCAGTAGGTGATACGGCCGCAGCTGCATATGACTTGGTGCCAGCGATGCAACTTACTTCAGAAATTATTGGGGTACAAGAGGTTCAAGCTGGTGAAACTGTTGGTTACGGCAACCGCTTTACGGCTATAAAAGCTACACGTATCGGTATCGTAGCCTGTGGTTATGCTGATGGTTACCCGAGACATGCTGGTTTGGTGAATGGTTATCAGCAGGGCGGCGCACCAATCGCAGTTGCGGGAAAATTAACCTCCACATTGGGGCGTGTTTCAATGGATATGTTGTTTTGCGATCTAACGAACATACCCGAAGCGAACATTGGCTCCCCAGTCGAGCTGTGGGGTAAGCAAGTGCCTGTAGATGCCGTCGCGGCAGCTTCTGATACAGTTGGTTATGAATTGCTCTGTGCGGTTGCCCCACGCGTACCAATGAAAGTGGTTGATTAA
- the radA gene encoding DNA repair protein RadA yields the protein MAKAKTIYTCTECGASEPKWQGQCPSCHAWNTLVETIAETASASRFAPLAETAGLQKLAEVEAAEVPRQPTGVSEFDRVLGGGLVSGGVVLIGGDPGIGKSTLLLQTLCHIGSVRKAIYVSGEESPQQIAMRAKRLGLDASPISLLAEINLEKIISMLQKHKPDIAVIDSIQTVYSEALQSAPGSVAQVRECSAQLTRLAKQAGITVILVGHVTKEGALAGPRVLEHIVDTVLYFEGDQSSSFRLIRAFKNRFGAVNELGVFAMTEKGLREVTNPSALFLSHHSEQVAGSCITVTMEGTRPLLIEIQALVDEAHAPNPKRLCVGLEQNRLAMLLAVLHRHAGVACFDQDVFINAVGGVKISEPAVDLAVLLSITSSLKNKPLDNKLIVFGEVGLAGEVRPVQRGQERLKEAAKLGFTKAIVPKANAPKQRIDGIEVVSVERLEQALNYVKNY from the coding sequence ATGGCTAAAGCCAAAACCATTTATACTTGTACTGAATGTGGCGCAAGCGAGCCCAAATGGCAGGGGCAATGTCCAAGCTGCCATGCATGGAATACGCTGGTTGAAACCATCGCTGAAACAGCAAGTGCAAGCCGTTTCGCGCCACTGGCAGAAACGGCTGGTTTACAAAAGCTAGCGGAAGTGGAAGCTGCGGAAGTACCAAGACAACCTACAGGCGTGAGTGAGTTTGATCGCGTGCTTGGCGGTGGCTTGGTGTCCGGCGGCGTGGTGTTAATTGGCGGCGACCCCGGTATAGGTAAATCTACTTTATTGCTCCAGACCTTATGCCATATAGGCAGTGTAAGAAAAGCAATTTACGTCAGTGGTGAAGAGTCACCCCAGCAAATTGCCATGCGTGCTAAGCGACTTGGTTTAGACGCAAGCCCGATATCATTACTTGCAGAAATTAATCTAGAAAAAATTATCAGCATGCTGCAAAAGCATAAGCCTGATATTGCAGTCATCGATTCTATTCAAACTGTATACTCTGAGGCGCTACAATCGGCCCCTGGGTCTGTTGCACAAGTAAGAGAATGCTCTGCGCAGCTGACACGTTTGGCAAAGCAAGCAGGCATTACTGTGATATTGGTTGGCCACGTGACAAAAGAAGGGGCTTTAGCGGGTCCTCGCGTGCTGGAGCATATTGTGGATACCGTGCTATATTTTGAAGGTGACCAAAGCTCAAGTTTCCGTTTGATTCGTGCATTTAAAAACCGGTTTGGTGCAGTCAATGAGCTAGGTGTTTTTGCGATGACAGAAAAAGGCTTGCGCGAAGTAACTAATCCATCCGCACTGTTCTTATCTCATCATAGTGAGCAAGTGGCAGGTTCTTGTATTACGGTCACCATGGAAGGTACGCGTCCGCTGCTGATAGAAATTCAAGCATTGGTTGATGAGGCGCATGCCCCTAATCCTAAGCGGCTTTGTGTAGGGTTGGAGCAAAACCGTTTAGCTATGTTGCTTGCAGTATTGCATCGTCACGCTGGCGTAGCATGCTTTGATCAAGACGTATTTATTAACGCAGTCGGTGGCGTTAAGATTTCAGAGCCGGCGGTTGATTTGGCTGTACTTTTATCAATCACTTCTTCTTTAAAAAACAAACCATTAGATAATAAACTGATTGTATTTGGTGAGGTTGGTTTGGCGGGGGAGGTTAGGCCTGTACAGCGCGGACAAGAGCGTTTGAAAGAAGCAGCAAAGCTTGGTTTTACCAAAGCGATTGTACCTAAAGCCAATGCGCCAAAGCAGCGGATCGATGGCATCGAGGTTGTTTCAGTTGAGCGTTTAGAACAAGCGCTCAACTATGTTAAGAATTATTAA